From Xanthomonas sp. 10-10:
GGTGGGCCGGCGATGGCAGCGGGCGTTGCCGCTGCAGCAGCGACAGCATCCGCCGGTATCGCAGCCGCATCTCCGGTCCGCTGCTGGACCGCATCGACCTGCATGTCGACGTGCCGCGTCTGCCACCGCAAGCATTGCGGACCGGCAATGTGGGCGAGGACAGCGCCAGTGTGCGTGCGCGCGTGGTCGCCGCGCGGCAGCGCCAGCTCGCCCGCGGGCCGCTGCCCAATGCGCAGCTCGACCAACCCGACACCGATCGCCATTGCCGGCTGCACAACGACGACCAACTGCTGCTGGAGCGTGCGATCGAGCATCTGCAGCTGTCCGCACGCTCGATGCATCGCATCCTGCGCGTGGCGCGCACCATCGCCGATCTCGACAACAGCGCGGACATCGCCACGCACCATCTGACCGAAGCAATCGGCTATCGCAAGCTGGATCGCGCACTGACCGCCGCAAGCGCGGCGTAGTCAGGCGACACGCACACTGTCGAGCAGTCGCCAGCTGGAGATGGATCGCGCACTTGAAACCGGCGTGTCCGAGTGGCCCATGCCGCACCGAGTGCCGGCCGTGCCCGCATGCTGGTGCGCCGTGGCTCTGTGAGCCGCTCCTGGCTGGCTGGGCCGACGCGGCAGATCCCGCGCGGTGCGGTGTCTGCAATGCCGTGCACCGATGGCAGGTCAGGGTGTGGCCATACCGGCAGCCGATCGCTCGCATGCCGCGTCGACGGGCGACGGCAGTGACAGCGCAAGCGATGGCGCGCAGCTGGCAGCCGGTCTGCGCGTGCCAACATCCACTTCATGGCCCTGCACGTACAACGACTGCCATCCCTTTGCGCAGAGGCCGTCATGAGCCGACTTCCCGAGTTGATCACCGTTGCATCGCTGGACCTGAACCGCTATCTCGGCACCTGGTACGAGATCGCCAGGTTGCCGATCCGCTTCGAGGACGCCGACTGCACCGATGTGTCCGCGCATTATTCGCTTGCCGACGACGGCAGCGTAAGCGTGCAGAACCGCTGCCTGACCGCAGCCGGCGAGCTGGAGGAAGCGGTCGGTCAGGCGCGCGCCATCGACGCGACAAATGCCAGGCTCGAAGTGACCTTCCTGCCCGAGGGGCTGCGCTGGATTCCCTTCACCAAGGGCGACTATTGGGTGATGCGCATCGACGCGGAGTACACCGCCGCGTTGGTCGGCAGTCCCGATCGCAAGTATCTGTGGCTGCTCGCGCGCCTGCCGCAGCTGGACGAAAACATTGCCCAGGCCTATCTGGCGCAGGCGCGCGAACAGGGGTTCGACCTGGCGCCGTTGATCCACACCCCGCACACCGGCCGGCTCACCGAACAACCGCTGCCCTGAGGACGCTTAGCGGCCGCTGCGACGGCCGCTGCGACTGCGCCAGGCAAGGCCGACGGCGCACGAGCACGCGCGCCGCAATGTCCGCCTCAGCCTCGATTCCATACACACCGCTGCGCGATGCCGGGCAGTGCGTCGCGCACGCCAGATGGCTCCGCGCGTTGAGACGAGTCAGGCACGGCCGTGCCGTGACCGAGCGGCCCGATCGCGGACTCACGTCCGCAGATCGGCCTGTTCGCCCGCAGCAACACGACCGGCCCCACACCGCGATCAACCCAGCCGCATCACACCGATCCTGACTCCGCCACCCTACACAACGACGGCCGGAGCAGGCAGGCCGCAGCACACATGATGCACCCGCCTGGTTGCTCCGGCCGTCTCGCCCCGTGGTTGCTGGGATGCCCCTGCTGTCGACTGCATCGAGCGTCGCAATCCGCTGCGGACTCCCCCATTGGCGGCGTTCAATCCTGCGACTCAGCCGTTGAGCGTGCCCAGATCCTTGGCGGCGGCCTGCGCGCCTTCCAGGCTGTCGAAGGCCACGCCGGTGTCGCCGACCACGTACTTGACCAGTTCGCCGTCGCGCGTGGTTTCGTGCATCTTGAAGATCGGTACCGCATCGGTACCGCCGACGCGTTCTTTCTGCGTTGCCATGGGTGATTCCTCCAGTGAGAGCGCCTTGCCGGGGACCGGACGGCCCCGCAGCCCGCCGTGGCGAGCGCAGACGCAACGACCCTAGCGCGCGACTGCGTGCAGGCGCGTGAATCCATCGGCCGCGTCAATTGCTGCATTGCAGGGGCGGCTTCCGGTAGAAAATCACATCCACTTCGCTCGCCAGACGCGCGCAATGCACGCGTGTGTCGTACATTCGCGACGTGCAGCCTCATCAGTCCATATCTGTGGTCCACATCACGCCGGCAAGGCGGGCTGCTGCGTGTGGCGACGCAGCCGTGGCAGACGCGCAGACCGTGGCGTGCAGACCGCACGGCAGGCCGCGCGCATGAGCTGGCCCCCATGCCGATGCGGGTGGTGACGTGAAGCGTCAACGCATCATCAGTCTGACCGTGCTGCTGGTGCTGCTCTGCGCAACGCTCCCGATCGGCCTGTCCTATTACCTGGCCTGGAGGCTGGCGCTGTCGCGCGAGGAAAGCAGGCTCAGCCAACTGGCGGCGCTGTCGATCCGACGGACCGAAACCGCCTTCGACGAGGCGCATGGCGCCCTGCTGAGCATGGCCGCCTCACGGCTACCGCCCTGCTCGCCCACGCATCTGGCGCAGATGCGCGCGCTGGTACTGACCAGCCACTACATCGTCGAGCTGGGGCATTTCGAGCAACGCCGCCTGCACTGCACGTCGTGGGGGTTGCTGCCCAACAGCATCCCGCAGACCCGCCCGGACTTCGTGGTCAAGCGCGGCATCGCGGTGACCACCCGGCTGCTGCCGCTGGCCAATCCGCAGCACCCCTTGATGGCGCTGCAGCTTGGCGACTACAACGTCCTGATCAATCCCGATACGCTGGCCGATATCAATATTCCGCCGGGCCTGCAGCTGGCGATCGGCACGCCCGACGGGCAGGTGCTCAGCAGCACCGGCACGGCAGCCGAGCAGTTGCTGGTGACGCCGCTCGAGGACACCGGCACCGCCGCCGCGCAGCCGCAGGTGCTGTCCGGCCGCGACCGGCGTGGCGACTGGGTCGCGGTGGTCACCGAGCCGATGGCGTACCTGCGCGGGCCGCTGGCGGCCGCACGGCTGCAAGTGGTCCCCGGCGGTATCGTGCTGGCAGTGCTGCTGGTCGGCGTGGTGCTGTGGGTGTCTCGGCGCCGCCTGTCGCCGCTGGCGCGGCTGGAGATTGCGGTGCAGCGCGGCGAATTCATCGTGCACTACCAGCCCATCATTGCGCTCGACGACGGCCGCTGTGTCGGCGCCGAGGCATTGGTGCGCTGGCAACAGCAAGACGGCGTGCTGGTGCCGCCGGATGCCTTCATTCCGCTGGCAGAAGAAAGCGGCCTGATCCTGCCGATCACCGATCTGGTGGTGGCCGAAGTCATCCGCGACCTGGGCCCTACCCTGGCTGCAGATCCGGCGCTGCACGTGGCCATCAACGTCTCGGCCGACGACATCAAGAGCGGCCGTGTGCAGTCGGTGCTGGCCCAGGCCCTGCAGGGCACCGGGGTGGACAGCGGGCAGCTGTGGGTGGAGGCGACCGAGCGCAGCCTGATGGACATCGACGCGGCGCGCACCACCATCACCCATCTGCGCGGGGCCGGCCACACCGTGTCGATCGACGACTTCGGCACCGGCTATTCGAGCCTGCAGTACCTGCAAGGCCTGCCGCTGGATGCGTTGAAGATCG
This genomic window contains:
- a CDS encoding lipocalin family protein, which translates into the protein MSRLPELITVASLDLNRYLGTWYEIARLPIRFEDADCTDVSAHYSLADDGSVSVQNRCLTAAGELEEAVGQARAIDATNARLEVTFLPEGLRWIPFTKGDYWVMRIDAEYTAALVGSPDRKYLWLLARLPQLDENIAQAYLAQAREQGFDLAPLIHTPHTGRLTEQPLP
- a CDS encoding EAL domain-containing protein, producing MKRQRIISLTVLLVLLCATLPIGLSYYLAWRLALSREESRLSQLAALSIRRTETAFDEAHGALLSMAASRLPPCSPTHLAQMRALVLTSHYIVELGHFEQRRLHCTSWGLLPNSIPQTRPDFVVKRGIAVTTRLLPLANPQHPLMALQLGDYNVLINPDTLADINIPPGLQLAIGTPDGQVLSSTGTAAEQLLVTPLEDTGTAAAQPQVLSGRDRRGDWVAVVTEPMAYLRGPLAAARLQVVPGGIVLAVLLVGVVLWVSRRRLSPLARLEIAVQRGEFIVHYQPIIALDDGRCVGAEALVRWQQQDGVLVPPDAFIPLAEESGLILPITDLVVAEVIRDLGPTLAADPALHVAINVSADDIKSGRVQSVLAQALQGTGVDSGQLWVEATERSLMDIDAARTTITHLRGAGHTVSIDDFGTGYSSLQYLQGLPLDALKIDKSFVDTIGTHSATSSVTAHIIEMAKTLQLRTIAEGVERQEQLDYLRAHGVDLAQGWLFSRALPATGFIAYHAQARTVSAHGFK